One stretch of Eupeodes corollae chromosome 2, idEupCoro1.1, whole genome shotgun sequence DNA includes these proteins:
- the LOC129945583 gene encoding nuclear envelope phosphatase-regulatory subunit 1 homolog isoform X1, with protein MEPSACEGNQNLKAFERRLTEVVSSYRPSTLRWRIVLAVISMCTAIGAWYWLRDPKTSVVPLTESLLIHPVFSFATLTLILLFLFGIHKLVIAPQIITSRMRLVLGDFNMSCDDTGKLILKPRPNNN; from the exons ATGGAACCATCGGCATGCGAAGGTAATCAAA ACTTAAAGGCATTTGAACGTCGTCTTACCGAGGTCGTTTCTTCATATCGACCCTCGACATTACGATGGAGAa tTGTTTTAGCTGTAATATCGATGTGCACAGCCATTGGAGCTTGGTATTGGCTGCGTGACCCAAAGACTTCAGTTGTTCCACTCACGGAATCGCTTCTCATACATCCAGTATTTTCTTTTGCAACTTTAACTCTAA ttCTGCTGTTTCTCTTTGGGATTCATAAGCTTGTGATAGCTCCGCAAATAATAACCTCTCGCATGCGACTTGTGCTGGGAGATTTCAATATGAGTTGTGATGATACTGGAAAGTTGATTCTGAAACCAAGACCCAATAACAACTGA
- the LOC129945582 gene encoding programmed cell death protein 5: protein MGDADLDAIRQQRMAQLQSQYGGGGNDPEKQKQQQEQMRQQEDMKNSILSQVLDQQARARLNTLKLSKPEKAQIFENMVIRMAQMGQIMGKLDDAQFVSILEKVNSQMPQSTSTVKYDRRRAAIDSDDDDDYGC, encoded by the exons ATGGGTGATGCTGATCTTGATGCAATCCGCCAACAAAGAATGGCTCAACTTCAATCTCAATAT GGTGGCGGTGGCAATGACCCAGAGAAACAgaagcaacaacaagaacaGATGCGACAGCAGGAAGATATGAAGAATTCGATCCTTTCCCAAGTTCTCGACCAACAAGCCAGAGCTAGAT TAAATACCTTGAAACTCAGTAAACCAGAGAAAGCCCAGATATTCGAGAATATGGTCATTCGCATGGCGCAGATGGGCCAAATAATGGGCAAACTTGACGACGCTCAGTTCGTCTCGATTCTGGAAAAAGTCAACTCCCAAATGCCGCAAAGCACATCCACAGTGAAATACGACCGCCGGAGAGCTGCCATCGATtctgacgacgacgatgactacgGCTGCTGA
- the LOC129945581 gene encoding protein disulfide-isomerase TMX3, translating into MGLVSFSRVILAGFLFVCIIPSYSDATRVLELSDRFIDVRHESQWLVMFYAPWCAYCKRTEPVFGLVAQSLHSTNVRVGRLDCTRFPAAAKEFRIRGYPTIMFIKGNMEFTYSGDRTKEDLVDYALRMSGPPVQLVTRTESVDMLKDAHTLFFMFVGQQEGVVWDTFYAAAESYQEHGFFYATTEDIAQQHFDIEHLPAVLVYKEEAQHMYAHAHVAHEMDPAEVNETIHHWVNVERFVTFPKITRFNIHQLMKTKKYLVVAVVEEDKLNQVATHELEFRDMVEGVIRKYRDRYHDQFQFGWIGDPSIAHSIVMDALPTPHIIVINSTTQHHHIPEDDPMQMTPQSLHIFLESISNQTAIVYGGDTFLVRLYRACFEAKKSLREMWLGNPVLTTVLFGLPLGFLALILYSIFCGDCLDASEEDEEEHEKKE; encoded by the exons ATGGGTTTAGTTTCTTTTTCGAGAGTGATTTTAGCTGGATTTTTATTCGTTTGCA TAATTCCATCGTATAGCGATGCAACACGAGTTCTTGAACTTAGTGACCGATTCATTGACGTCCGCCACGAAAGCCAATGGCTGGTGATGTTCTATGCACCGTGGTGTGCTTACTGCAAACGCACTGAACCCGTCTTCGGGCTGGTGGCACAGTCTCTGCATAGTACAAATGTGAGAGTCGGCAGGTTAGACTGCACACGCTTTCCTGCAGCCGCCAAGGAATTCCGCATTCGTGGCTATCCCACCATCATGTTCATCAAGGGCAACATGGAATTCACCTACAGTGGTGATAGAACCAAAGAAGACCTAGTCGACTATGCCCTTCGCATGAGTGGGCCACCCGTGCAACTAGTCACTCGGACGGAGAGCGTGGACATGCTTAAGGACGCTCACACCTTGTTCTTTATGTTTGTCGGCCAACAAGAGGGCGTTGTTTGGGATACTTTCTACGCAGCCGCCGAGAGCTATCAAGAGCATGGTTTCTTCTATGCCACGACTGAAGATATTGCTCAGCAACATTTCGACATCGAACATCTGCCAGCTGTGCTGGTTTACAAGGAGGAGGCTCAGCATATGTACGCTCATGCGCATGTGGCTCATGAAATGGATCCCGCCGAAGTCAACGAAACCATTCATCATTGGGTGAATGTTGAGAGGTTTGTCACATTCCCAAAGATCACCCGGTTTAATATTCATCAATTGATGAAGACCAAGAAGTATTTGGTTGTCGCTGTGGTGGAAGAGGACAAATTGAATCAGGTCGCCACGCACGAGTTGGAGTTCCGTGATATGGTCGAAGGAGTTATACGAAAGTATCGGGATCGCTATCACGATCAGTTTCAATTTGGATGG ATTGGTGACCCCAGTATAGCCCATTCGATTGTGATGGACGCACTGCCAACACCTCACATCATTGTCATCAATTCAACAACCCAACATCATCACATCCCCGAAGACGATCCCATGCAGATGACTCCACAATCTCTGCACATTTTCCTCGAGTCGATAAGCAATCAGACTGCAATTGTCTATGGAGGGGATACCTTCCTAGTGCGCTTGTATCGCGCATGTTTCGAAGCTAAAAAATCCCTACGAGAAATGTGGCTTGGAAACCCGGTGCTGACAACAGTTCTTTTCGGACTGCCACTGGGATTCCTCGCTCTCATTTTGTATTCTATATTCTGTGGAGACTGTTTGGACGCATCCGAAGAAGACGAAGAGGAGCACGAAAAGAAGGAGTAG
- the LOC129945583 gene encoding nuclear envelope phosphatase-regulatory subunit 1 homolog isoform X2 yields MEPSACEDLKAFERRLTEVVSSYRPSTLRWRIVLAVISMCTAIGAWYWLRDPKTSVVPLTESLLIHPVFSFATLTLILLFLFGIHKLVIAPQIITSRMRLVLGDFNMSCDDTGKLILKPRPNNN; encoded by the exons ATGGAACCATCGGCATGCGAAG ACTTAAAGGCATTTGAACGTCGTCTTACCGAGGTCGTTTCTTCATATCGACCCTCGACATTACGATGGAGAa tTGTTTTAGCTGTAATATCGATGTGCACAGCCATTGGAGCTTGGTATTGGCTGCGTGACCCAAAGACTTCAGTTGTTCCACTCACGGAATCGCTTCTCATACATCCAGTATTTTCTTTTGCAACTTTAACTCTAA ttCTGCTGTTTCTCTTTGGGATTCATAAGCTTGTGATAGCTCCGCAAATAATAACCTCTCGCATGCGACTTGTGCTGGGAGATTTCAATATGAGTTGTGATGATACTGGAAAGTTGATTCTGAAACCAAGACCCAATAACAACTGA